From a region of the Nitrospira sp. genome:
- a CDS encoding cadherin repeat domain-containing protein yields MPTSSQDCSTDLVTTILDGPRPGTATTRVDKKNVLITGPASFTVVNNASNGAAVGTMTADANAARVFSITAGNAQGVFTINASSGAITVLSNTNLGIAGTIHRLTVRYSLTNDTAFDETVAVVTVT; encoded by the coding sequence ATGCCCACTTCATCCCAAGATTGCTCGACTGATCTCGTTACCACCATCCTCGACGGTCCGCGACCAGGCACAGCCACCACGCGAGTAGACAAGAAGAACGTGCTCATTACTGGTCCCGCGTCGTTTACTGTGGTGAACAATGCCAGCAACGGCGCAGCGGTAGGCACCATGACCGCCGACGCGAACGCCGCACGGGTCTTCTCAATCACAGCCGGGAACGCGCAAGGGGTCTTTACGATCAATGCCAGTAGCGGAGCGATCACTGTTCTATCGAACACGAACTTAGGCATTGCGGGAACGATCCACCGCTTGACCGTGCGCTACTCCCTCACCAACGACACGGCGTTTGATGAGACGGTAGCGGTTGTCACTGTCACCTAA